From the genome of Neodiprion pinetum isolate iyNeoPine1 chromosome 3, iyNeoPine1.2, whole genome shotgun sequence, one region includes:
- the l(2)dtl gene encoding protein lethal(2)denticleless — MNIVKSVLRREEGFGALSDYDIALRRLKCYHNDVYCGISPSLETPDFNPEPPVFACKFSTTRNNEHVLALANEDGKIALQNTTITGNFHERLEGTQAHYNAIFDVAWMPGEMKLVTASGDHTSKLWDISQEEIKQMECFQAHTRSVKTAVFRHQDKAVFATGARDGAIMIWDIRANHTHHPRPDNCIYNSHSMVSAGGTKSRKRRSQASRAHSITSLVFQDDFTLISCAAGDGIIKVWDLRKNYSSHKRDPVAKNILQYTGGGSRNGFTSLLVCPAGVVLYASCMDNIIYAYNIATCNPKPVAEFYGHQNSTFYVKSCLSPDGRYLASGSSDEFAYIWNTSKPGRPLVKLSGHTAEVTCIAWCSIGEAKIVTCSDDSRHRIWRVGLEHKGDNSEVEIQGEANPVPIEDALSHLVGGLEATPTISCQWIHCQQQTPGSDTTVGPSSGPPSSTESVESYNCSEKKALTPSTKRRYSQMTADELRFKFESVLSPVEENLEGGSAKRLHIENRGARRLFSSANECGRTLSANYDSDEPGPSSSTVNDRSNSEVPFSPTLNLPNYVIDGTAPHLLQISPQKYKENVDWLTKIRKEKFEQKSKAGIGELTSPKATATAVRRSARSRSTEPRKTIKEPSLLNFFRVSGKECEKELCVTSDNLISSQSVPSDDAKQKIETENASS, encoded by the exons ATGAATATTGTAAAGTCTGTCCTGAGGCGTGAGGAAGGTTTTG GAGCTTTGAGCGATTACGACATCGCATTACGTCGCTTAAAATGTTATCACAATGACGTATATTGTGGAATATCTCCAAGTCTTGAAACACCAGATTTTAATCCAGAACCACCAGTGTTTGCATGCAAATTCAGCACAACACGTAATAACGAGCATGTGCTTGCATTGGCTAATGAAGATGGCAAAATAGCCTTACAAAACACAACCATTACAGGAAACTTTCACGAAAGACTAGAGGGAACACAG GCTCATTACAATGCAATTTTTGATGTTGCCTGGATGCCGGGTGAAATGAAGTTGGTCACAGCATCCGGAGACCACACATCGAAACTCTGGGACATATCGCAAGAAGAAATCAAGCAGATGGAGTGCTTTCAAGCCCATACAAGAAGTGTTAAAACTGCAGTTTTTCGACACCAAGACAAAG CGGTTTTTGCAACCGGAGCTCGAGACGGTGCCATTATGATATGGGATATCAGAGCAAACCACACGCACCATCCCAGACCAGACAACTGTATATACAACTCGCATAGCATGGTGTCTGCAGGTGGGACAAAATCGCGAAAGAGACGTAGCCAAGCTTCGCGCGCCCACAGTATTACCAGCCTCGTTTTTCAGGATGATTTCACACTGATATCTTGTGCTGCTGGTGACGG GATCATAAAGGTGTGGGATCTTCGAAAGAATTATTCGTCGCACAAAAGAGACCCAGtggcaaaaaatatattacaatacACTGGTGGAGGTTCAAGAAACGGTTTTACGTCGTTACTTGTTTGCCCTGCAGGCGTTGTGCTGTATGCCAGTTGCATGGATAACATTATTTATGCGTACAACATAGCCACATGTAATCCCAAGCCAG TTGCAGAATTCTACGGACATCAAAATTCAACCTTTTATGTCAAATCCTGCTTAAGCCCAGATGGCCGTTACCTTGCCAGTGGATCTAGTGACGAATTTGCATACATTTGGAATACCAGCAAACCAGGACGCCCATTGGTTAAACTTTCAGGGCATACCGCCGAAGTGACTTGCATTGCGTGGTGCAGCATCGGCGAAGCAAAA ATCGTTACTTGTTCTGACGACTCCAGACATAGAATATGGCGAGTGGGTTTGGAACATAAAGGTGATAACTCAGAAGTAGAAATACAAGGAGAGGCAAACCCAGTACCAATTGAAGACGCTCTGAGCCATCTTGTAGGTGGCTTGGAAGCAACACCAACTATATCTTGCCAATGGATTCATTGTCAACAACAGACCCCTGGCTCTGATACTACCGTTG GTCCTTCTTCGGGTCCTCCAAGTTCTACTGAATCAGTTGAAAGTTACAACTGCAGTGAAAAAAAGGCTCTGACGCCGTCGACCAAGAGACGATACTCACAAATGACAGCCGATGAGCTaagattcaaatttgaatcagTTTTATCGCCGGTTGAGGAAAATCTCGAAGGTGGTAGCGCGAAACGTCTGCACATAGAAAACCGAGGAGCTCGAAGACTATTCAGCTCAGCAAACGAGTGCGGACGAACACTGAGTGCAAATTATGACTCAGATGAACCTGGACCAAGTTCGTCTACGGTAAACGATCGAAGTAACAGTGAAGTTCCGTTTTCCCCGACTCTAAATCTGCCCAATTACGTCATAGACGGTACTGCGCCGCACTTGCTACAAATATCCccacaaaaatacaaagaaaacGTTGACTGGTTAACAAAAATacgtaaagaaaaattcgaacaGAAGTCGAAAGCTGGTATAGGGGAACTGACTAGTCCTAAAGCAACCGCGACGGCAGTACGACGCTCAGCAAGATCACGATCAACAGAACCACGGAAAACGATTAAGGAGCCTTCTCTCCTTAATTTCTTTAGAGTATCAGGCAAGGAGTGCGAGAAGGAACTCTGCGTTACAAGTGacaatttaatttcttcacaATCTGTGCCATCCGATGACGCGAAGCAAAAAATAGAAACGGAAAATGCTTCAAGTTGA